One genomic region from Populus nigra chromosome 8, ddPopNigr1.1, whole genome shotgun sequence encodes:
- the LOC133701987 gene encoding uncharacterized protein LOC133701987 has product MDTPFYRIHRNYPSSSPQIPVHHRTTTVPPKKVVSIPVRYVGSERTRSESAIKIQKVFRGFLVRKSMKKILATKRQVDETEKRILMKETVELMRRDQKEKLKINEMLMSLLLKLDSVRGVDSGVRDCRKAVIKKAIALQETVDSIAAAAANGDDSVVSAGEKGVTETGEGEEENGSVANAADELQNGAAKSEAVVSMLADSRETREEFNGALENVDMASEGERNVECDGDVPTSMSDYCDSVRGVDSGVGYCREAVIKKAIALQETVDSIAAAANGDDSVVSAGEKGVDETGEGEEEDGSVANAADELQNGAAEFEAVVSVLADSREAREEFNGTLENVDMASEGERKVECDGDVPTLMSDYCEPERVLEVVNETVELKEAVNDETACQGEERDLEKQVDKDGDCMGTSQTESQSDSSASLMEEDDEEEHSGGVEIEKKGDEGEVKSNDESTRRRGKELLERMMEDNERMMGLMAELFERNDMQTRLLSSLSQRVEQLERAYICDQLRRRKKKRNAAGLLDCLESTPKKL; this is encoded by the coding sequence ATGGATACTCCATTCTACAGGATTCACCGTAACTACCCTTCCTCTTCCCCTCAAATTCCAGTTCATCACAGAACGACGACGGTCCCTCCAAAGAAAGTGGTTTCAATCCCAGTCCGCTACGTCGGGTCGGAGCGGACCAGATCCGAATCTGCAATCAAGATCCAGAAGGTGTTTAGAGGCTTCCTGGTGAGGAAAagcatgaagaagattttggCGACAAAGAGACAAGTGGATGAGACTGAGAAGAGGATTTTGATGAAGGAGACTGTTGAATTAATGAGAAGAGATCAGAAGGAGAAGTTGAAGATTAATGAGATGCTAATGAGTTTGTTGTTGAAGTTGGATTCGGTGCGAGGAGTGGATTCTGGTGTCAGGGATTGTAGGAAGGCGGTTATTAAAAAGGCGATTGCGTTGCAGGAGACTGTTGATTCTatcgctgctgctgctgctaatgGTGATGATTCTGTTGTGTCAGCTGGAGAGAAAGGTGTGACTGAAACGGGAGAAGGAGAGGAAGAAAATGGCAGTGTTGCGAATGCTGCTGATGAATTGCAGAATGGTGCTGCTAAGTCTGAGGCTGTTGTTTCTATGCTTGCTGACTCAAGAGAGACCCGGGAAGAGTTTAATGGAGCTTTGGAGAATGTTGACATGGCTAGTGAAGGTGAGAGGAACGTGGAATGTGATGGTGATGTGCCGACATCGATGAGTGATTATTGTGATTCGGTGCGAGGAGTGGATTCTGGTGTCGGGTATTGTAGGGAGGCGGTTATTAAAAAGGCGATTGCGTTGCAGGAGACTGTTGATTCTATCGCTGCTGCTGCTAATGGTGATGATTCTGTTGTGTCAGCTGGAGAGAAAGGTGTGGATGAAACGGGAGAAGGAGAGGAAGAAGATGGCAGTGTTGCTAATGCTGCTGATGAATTGCAGAATGGTGCTGCTGAGTTTGAGGCTGTTGTTTCTGTGCTTGCTGATTCAAGAGAGGCCCGGGAAGAGTTTAATGGAACTTTGGAGAATGTTGACATGGCTAGTGAAGGTGAGAGGAAAGTGGAATGTGATGGTGATGTGCCGACGTTGATGAGTGATTATTGTGAACCAGAGAGGGTGCTGGAAGTGGTTAATGAAACCGTGGAATTGAAAGAGGCGGTGAATGATGAGACGGCTTGCCAAGGAGAAGAAAGAGATTTGGAAAAACAAGTTGATAAAGATGGTGATTGTATGGGAACGAGTCAGACGGAAAGTCAATCGGATTCCTCTGCGAGTTTGATGgaggaagatgatgaagaagaacatTCCGGTGGGGTGGAAATTGAGAAGAAAGGGGATGAAGGAGAAGTGAAAAGCAATGATGAGAGTACAAGGAGGAGGGGCAAAGAGTTACTGGAGAGGATGATGGAGGATAATGAGAGAATGATGGGATTGATGGCTGAGTTATTTGAGAGGAATGATATGCAAACAAGGTTGTTGAGCTCGCTATCGCAGAGGGTTGAGCAACTGGAGAGGGCTTACATATGTGACCAGTTgaggagaaggaagaagaagaggaatgCTGCTGGGTTACTGGATTGTTTGGAATCAACACCCAAGAAATTGTAA
- the LOC133701885 gene encoding uncharacterized protein LOC133701885 isoform X2: MSVTCGQWLLKPLVSAASTRSSHSYLSTVSVFKLFTKETPAQVFAARMATSSGADNKTNPAKVIDSHLHVWASPEESLEEAGVDGALIVQPINHKFDHSLVTSVLKKHPNKFVGCCLANPAEDGSGLKHLEELILKDGYRAVRFNPYLWPSGVKMTNDIGKALFSKAGELGVPVGFMCMKGLNLHISEIQELCTEFPSTVVLLDHLSFCKPPTNDEESFAFSELLKLSKFPQVYIKFSALFRVSRMPFPYQDLAPLLSQVVSSFGASRVMWGSDFPYVVPECGYKGGKEAALSIANQVPLSSSELEWIMGKTVMQLFQGQWVP, from the exons ATGTCAGTGACATGTGGCCAATGGTTGTTGAAGCCCTTGGTATCAGCTGCTAGTACAAGATCCTCCCACTCTTATCTGTCTACTGTTTCAGTGTTCAAGCTCTTCACTAAAGAGACACCAGCCCAAGTCTTTGCAGCAAGAATGGCCACCAGTAGCGGAGCTGACAACAAGACAAACCCCGCCAAAGTCATTGATTCACACTTGCACGTTTGGGCATCTCCTGAAGAG TCCTTGGAAGAAGCAGGTGTAGACGGTGCACTCATTGTACAGCCCATTAATCATAAGTTTGACCATTCTCTAGTGACAAG TGTCCTGAAGAAGCATCCAAACAAGTTCGTTGGTTGCTGCCTTGCAAATCCTGCAGAAGATGGAAGTGGACTCAAGCATCTCGAAGAACTTATTTTGAAG GATGGTTATCGTGCTGTTCGCTTTAACCCATATCTGTGGCCATCAGGAGTAAAG ATGACAAATGACATTGGAAAGGCACTGTTTTCCAAAGCAGGAGAACTTGGTGTACCAGTTGGTTTCATGTGCATGAAG GGTCTCAATCTCCATATTTCAGAAATTCAGGAATTATGCACAGAGTTTCCTTCCACAGTTGTATTGCTTGATCATTTGAGTTTTTGCAAACCACCAAC AAATGATGAAGAAAGTTTTGCCTTCTCTGAGCTTCTGAAGCTATCAAAATTCCCTCAG GTGTATATTAAATTCAGTGCCCTGTTCAGGGTGTCAAGAATGCCATTCCCATACCAGGATCTGGCCCCCCTCCTCTCCCAAGTTGTTTCAAGCTTTGGCGCGAGCCGAGTCATGTGGGGCAG CGATTTCCCCTATGTTGTTCCTGAATGCGGTTACAAAGGTGGAAAAGAAGCAGCACTATCCATCGCCAATCAAGTACCTTTATCATCATCCGAGTTGGAGTGGATAATGGGTAAAACAGTGATGCAACTCTTCCAAGGCCAATGGGTTCCATGA
- the LOC133701885 gene encoding uncharacterized protein LOC133701885 isoform X1, translating into MSVTCGQWLLKPLVSAASTRSSHSYLSTVSVFKLFTKETPAQVFAARMATSSGADNKTNPAKVIDSHLHVWASPEEAAGKYPYFPGQEPTLRGDLDFLLQSLEEAGVDGALIVQPINHKFDHSLVTSVLKKHPNKFVGCCLANPAEDGSGLKHLEELILKDGYRAVRFNPYLWPSGVKMTNDIGKALFSKAGELGVPVGFMCMKGLNLHISEIQELCTEFPSTVVLLDHLSFCKPPTNDEESFAFSELLKLSKFPQVYIKFSALFRVSRMPFPYQDLAPLLSQVVSSFGASRVMWGSDFPYVVPECGYKGGKEAALSIANQVPLSSSELEWIMGKTVMQLFQGQWVP; encoded by the exons ATGTCAGTGACATGTGGCCAATGGTTGTTGAAGCCCTTGGTATCAGCTGCTAGTACAAGATCCTCCCACTCTTATCTGTCTACTGTTTCAGTGTTCAAGCTCTTCACTAAAGAGACACCAGCCCAAGTCTTTGCAGCAAGAATGGCCACCAGTAGCGGAGCTGACAACAAGACAAACCCCGCCAAAGTCATTGATTCACACTTGCACGTTTGGGCATCTCCTGAAGAG GCTGCAGGTAAATATCCTTACTTTCCAGGTCAAGAACCCACTTTACGTGGAGATTTAGATTTCTTGTTGCAG TCCTTGGAAGAAGCAGGTGTAGACGGTGCACTCATTGTACAGCCCATTAATCATAAGTTTGACCATTCTCTAGTGACAAG TGTCCTGAAGAAGCATCCAAACAAGTTCGTTGGTTGCTGCCTTGCAAATCCTGCAGAAGATGGAAGTGGACTCAAGCATCTCGAAGAACTTATTTTGAAG GATGGTTATCGTGCTGTTCGCTTTAACCCATATCTGTGGCCATCAGGAGTAAAG ATGACAAATGACATTGGAAAGGCACTGTTTTCCAAAGCAGGAGAACTTGGTGTACCAGTTGGTTTCATGTGCATGAAG GGTCTCAATCTCCATATTTCAGAAATTCAGGAATTATGCACAGAGTTTCCTTCCACAGTTGTATTGCTTGATCATTTGAGTTTTTGCAAACCACCAAC AAATGATGAAGAAAGTTTTGCCTTCTCTGAGCTTCTGAAGCTATCAAAATTCCCTCAG GTGTATATTAAATTCAGTGCCCTGTTCAGGGTGTCAAGAATGCCATTCCCATACCAGGATCTGGCCCCCCTCCTCTCCCAAGTTGTTTCAAGCTTTGGCGCGAGCCGAGTCATGTGGGGCAG CGATTTCCCCTATGTTGTTCCTGAATGCGGTTACAAAGGTGGAAAAGAAGCAGCACTATCCATCGCCAATCAAGTACCTTTATCATCATCCGAGTTGGAGTGGATAATGGGTAAAACAGTGATGCAACTCTTCCAAGGCCAATGGGTTCCATGA